The Curtobacterium herbarum genome contains the following window.
CGACCCGAGGACCAGGAACAGGATGAACCCGATGTAGGGGATGAGGAAGATCGCCAACAACCAGCCCGTCGCCGTCTGCGGCTTCCGGTCGATCGGGACGTAGACGAGGGAGAAGGCGCGGATCGCCAGGTCCAACAGGACCAGGAGGATGATCAACGCGACGACGAGCCAGTGCTCCACGGTGAGTGTCGGTGTCTGCGCGGGGAGCGCGGGTCAGCGGAAGTTGATGAACTGCAGGGGCACGTCGAACTCCTGGCCCTTGAGCAGCTGGATGGTCTGCTGCAGGTCGTCGCGGCTCTTCGACGACACCCGCAGCTCGTCGCCCTGCACCTGGCTCTTCACCGTCTTCGGTGCCTCGGCCCGGATGACCGCGCCGATCTTCTTCGCGATGTCCTGCTCGATGCCGTTCTTGAACGTCACCTCGATGCGGAACTCCTTGCCCGAGGGGTAGGGGTCGCCGGCGTCCAGGCTCTTCAGGCTGATCCCGCGCTTGATCGCCTTCGTCTGCAGCACGTCGAGGACGGCCAGGGCGCGCTCCTCGGTCGAGGCCTTGATGAGGACGTCCTCGCCACTGAACGCGACGGACGCGCCAACGCCCTTGAAGTCGTAGCGTTGCTCGATCTCCTTCGCCGCCTGGTTGAGGGCGTTCTCCGCCTCCATCTTGTCGACCTTGCTGACCACGTCGAAGGAGCTGTCTGCCATGCCGGAGAGCTTATCCGGCGGCACGCCGCCACGTTCCGGGAGGCCCGTCCCACCCACGCCGACCGGCCAGCGTCGGACCGTGGTCGCGAGCACCTCCGGACATCGGCTATGCTCTTCAGCGCGCCTTCGGTCGGTGACGACACGGGCCGGGTGCGCACATGGCGAGTTACCCAAGCGGCCAAAGGGATCTGACTGTAAATCAGCCGGCGTATGCCTCCGGGGGTTCGAATCCCTCACTCGCCACTGTGCTAGCCAACCATTCGTGTTGGCTTCCACGAATGGCCCCGTCCTCGGACGGGGCCATTTCTGCGTTGCCGGGGGTTCGGCGAACGGGCGGGGGGGGGCTGAGTCGGGCGGAGCGGCGGGGGATCGGCTGTTCGGGCAGGATCGGGGTATGTCGAATGCTCCCGTGTCTGCTGCCCCTGACGCCCTCGCCGACCTCGCCGAGACGATCGCCCGCGAGGCCGCCGCGCTCGCGGTGCAGCGTCGAGCCGAAGGGGTCGAGGTCGCCGACCGGAAGTCGAGCATCGCCGACGTCGTGACCGCCGCCGACCGCGAGGTCGAAGCGCTCATCCGCCGACGCATCAGCGAAGCACGTCCCGACGATGCCTTCTTCGGCGAGGAGTCCGGGGCTGCCACCGGCACCTCCGGCCTCACCTGGGTCGTGGACCCGATCGACGGCACCGTCAACTACCTCTACGGCAGCCCCGTCTACGCCGTGAGCATCGGCGTCGTCCGCGGCGTGCCGGACCCCGCGACGTGGGAGCCCGTCGCCGGCGTCGTGATCGCCCCCGCCACCGGCCAGGTGTACCGCGCCGTCGCCGGGGGAGCGGCGACCCTGGACGGACGACCGCTCGCCGTCGCGGCGCCGGAGTCCCTCGCCGAGACGCTCGTCGCCACCGGTTTCGGGTACACCGCCGAACGCCGGTGGGAGCAGGCCGCCGTCCTCGCCGGCCTCATCACCGAGGTGCGCGACGTCCGCCGGGCCGGAGCCGCGGCGCTCGACTGCTGCGCCGTGGCCGCGGGCACCGTCGACGCCTACTACGAACGCGGCATCAACCCGTGGGACGTGGCGGCGGGCTCGATCGTGGCGGCAGCCGCCGGTGCGGACGTCCGCACGTGGGAGGTCGGCGACACGCGGTCCT
Protein-coding sequences here:
- a CDS encoding inositol monophosphatase family protein; amino-acid sequence: MSAAPDALADLAETIAREAAALAVQRRAEGVEVADRKSSIADVVTAADREVEALIRRRISEARPDDAFFGEESGAATGTSGLTWVVDPIDGTVNYLYGSPVYAVSIGVVRGVPDPATWEPVAGVVIAPATGQVYRAVAGGAATLDGRPLAVAAPESLAETLVATGFGYTAERRWEQAAVLAGLITEVRDVRRAGAAALDCCAVAAGTVDAYYERGINPWDVAAGSIVAAAAGADVRTWEVGDTRSFLFAAPSIVEDLATLVRTLEDDVLGD
- a CDS encoding YajQ family cyclic di-GMP-binding protein; translated protein: MADSSFDVVSKVDKMEAENALNQAAKEIEQRYDFKGVGASVAFSGEDVLIKASTEERALAVLDVLQTKAIKRGISLKSLDAGDPYPSGKEFRIEVTFKNGIEQDIAKKIGAVIRAEAPKTVKSQVQGDELRVSSKSRDDLQQTIQLLKGQEFDVPLQFINFR